The Cydia splendana chromosome Z, ilCydSple1.2, whole genome shotgun sequence genome window below encodes:
- the LOC134804717 gene encoding multidrug resistance protein homolog 49-like, translating into MGAEKSEEKEAELPNRVSYFQIFRYASWLEIGATLMGVLLGLLSGGGVCYNLVQFGEMSTSFVERTVLTDRLSSYLPLTQLFGGGKRLVNASYEENMQALIQDAEAICIGMVLTIIISILFCILSVALINWSALRQITRVRKIFLNAVLGQDMEWFDTDSEFNLASKMSEDMMKLKEGMGEKLAVVSNLLGTAIISICQSFPLGWELTLACLTVLPFSLAASIILSDYQSTSSVREMMSYSKAGKHAEEMFKSFKTIVAFAGESKEINRYKKLLAPAERYGRKRGLYTGLGTGFNWVLTYSLNAIGLSYGTRLIIQDMDNANLDTNRYVMGKIFSIMFGVYMATQSITFMVPHAEAFAAARAAAAGVFSILDRKPKIDSMSPKGLKPGKFTGAITLENVTFSYPSRPDIKVLKGFSLRVNPGESVALVGSSGCGKSTILQLLQRLYDPASGVVRIDNHDVKSLNVGYLRSSLGVVGQEPVLFRGTIRDNIAIGHSEATDKEIIKVATMAYAHDFISRLPNGYDTIIGERGASLSGGQKQRIAIARSLLRKPSVLLLDEATSALDPQSERQVQAALDHASVGRTTLTVSHRLSTIVNADRIICMDQGAIVESGTHEELIKAKGFYYKLVTAGTDVKEVAIESLPEEDKSNSVELENGSRHEIKRRSTKRIVRQYSNRKEPCDWMTPRSSISSVISNGLQHFSHRYGGEIEETQDDQEEVKPVSDWDLLKLNAPEWPLLTIGAIAATIQGACFPAFAVLFGFTSAIFASPDPAYMVYMADLYSGLFVVVAAVAGVTMCLQSVTFTNSGLRMTTRLRQQYFSSLLMQEIGYYDRESNTVGALCARLSGDTAEVQGATGLRIGLILQGVSSVVIGFLLAVCFNWKLTLVGASFLPIMVGSIWLEGIVAQKSVQQERDAMETATAVATEAVVAIRTVQSLGIEKHFMNKFEAELEVSCSAIARKSRWRGLVLGLGVYVPFMAFCSVVVYGCTLVVYEGLAYSRVFLVTEAVMYGSYMLGQSLVYAPSFQAAKDCGARILSVIHRQPHVITEPGVVDSPHWSATGKFGIREAEFSYPTRPHIRVLRGLDLQVEAGKTVALVGASGCGKSTVLQLLQRFYDPDSGTIELDGRDIRRSLTLPRLRRQLGVVQQEPVLFDRTLAENIAYGDNSRQPSMDEVVAAAKQANIHNFIISLPQGYDTNLGASGAQLSGGQKQRVCIARALIRAPRLLLLDEATSALDANSERAVTEALEKAAKGRTCITIAHRLSTIKDADLICVLDKGKIIEKGTHTELMDMKGFYYRMEKGQQLA; encoded by the exons ATGGGCGCGGAAAAATCGGAAGAAAA AGAAGCTGAATTACCTAACAGAGTCTCGTACTTCCAAATT TTCCGATATGCGAGCTGGCTGGAGATCGGTGCTACGCTGATGGGCGTGTTGCTGGGGTTGttgagcggcggcggcgtgtgcTACAACCTGGTGCAGTTTGGCGAGATGAGCACCTCGTTCGTGGAGCGCACCGTGCTGACGGACCGCCTGTCCAGCTACTTGCCGCTCACACAGCTCTTCGGCGGCGGAAAACGACT CGTAAATGCATCATATGAAGAAAATATGCAAGCCCTTATCCAAGATGCCGAAGCAATTTGCATAGGAATGGTTTTAACTATAATTATCTCAATACTATTTTGTATACTGTCGGTGGCTCTCATCAATTGGAGTGCTTTAAGACAG ATCACAAGAGTtagaaaaatatttcttaatgCTGTATTGGGTCAAGATATGGAATGGTTCGATACTGATTCCGAGTTCAACCTTGCTTCTAAGATGTCTga AGACATGATGAAGTTAAAGGAAGGCATGGGCGAGAAGCTGGCGGTGGTCTCCAACTTGCTGGGCACCGCGATCATTAGCATCTGCCAGTCGTTTCCTCTCGGTTGGGAACTTACTCTCGCGTGTCTGACGGTGCTCCCGTTTTCGCTTGCGGCGTCCATAATATTATCCGAT TATCAATCCACATCTTCAGTACGAGAGATGATGTCGTACAGTAAAGCTGGAAAACATGCAGAAGAAATGTTTAAATCCTTCAAAACAATCGTGGCATTTGCCGGTGAAAGCAAGGAAATCAACAG GTACAAAAAGTTGTTGGCGCCCGCGGAACGGTACGGTCGCAAGCGCGGGCTGTACACGGGACTTGGCACCGGCTTCAACTGGGTGCTCACCTACTCACTCAACGCCATCGGCCTCTCCTACGGCACTCGCCTCATCATTCAGGATATGGATAACGCAAACTTGGACACGAACCGATACGTCATGGGCAAAATATTTAGT ATAATGTTTGGCGTCTACATGGCAACTCAGTCTATAACGTTCATGGTTCCTCATGCGGAGGCTTTTGCAGCGGCGCGCGCTGCTGCTGCCGGAGTGTTCAGTATACTGGACCGCAAGCCAAAGATAGATAGTATGAGCCCTAAAGGACTTAAACCCGGTAAATTTACTGGTGCCATAACCCTGGAGAATGTAACATTCAGTTATCCTTCAAGACCTGACATTAAA GTCTTAAAAGGATTTTCTCTTCGCGTAAACCCTGGGGAAAGCGTAGCTTTGGTGGGGTCATCCGGATGCGGAAAATCTACGATACTACAACTCTTGCAGAGATTGTATGACCCGGCCTCTGGCGTGGTTAGAATTGATAACCACGATGTGAAATCCTTAAATGTTGGCTACTTGAGGTCTTCTTTAG GTGTGGTCGGCCAAGAACCTGTGCTGTTTCGAGGCACAATTCGCGACAACATAGCCATTGGGCATTCGGAAGCGACTGATAAAGAAATTATCAAAGTAGCAACAATGGCATATGCTCATGACTTTATAAGTCGACTACCTAAT GGCTATGATACGATTATCGGAGAGCGCGGCGCTTCACTGTCAGGCGGGCAGAAGCAGCGCATCGCCATCGCGCGCTCGCTGCTGCGCAAACCGAGCGTGCTACTGCTGGACGAGGCGACGTCCGCGCTGGACCCGCAGTCCGAGCGGCAGGTGCAGGCGGCCCTGGACCACGCCAGCGTCGGCAGGACCACTCTCACCGTCTCTCACAG GTTATCAACGATTGTCAATGCTGATCGTATAATATGCATGGACCAGGGTGCTATAGTAGAGTCGGGCACACATGAAGAACTTATAAAAGCTAAGG gattttattataaactagTCACAGCTGGTACAGATGTAAAAGAAGTTGCAATAGAATCGTTACCAGAAGAAGATAAAAGCAACTCTGTGGAACTGGAGAATGGATCCCGGCATGAAATTAAAAGACGATCTACCAAAAGAATAGTCAGGCAGTATTCTAATAGAAAAG AGCCTTGCGACTGGATGACTCCTCGCAGCTCCATTAGCTCAGTAATATCTAATGGGTTGCAACACTTTTCGCATAGATACGGAGGTGAAATAGAAGAAACACAGGATGACCAAGAA GAAGTGAAACCCGTGAGTGACTGGGACTTGCTGAAGCTGAATGCACCCGAATGGCCGCTCCTTACCATCGGAGCCATCGCCGCTACCATCCAGGGAGCCTGCTTCCCGGCGTTTGCTGTGCTTTTCGGTTTTACTTCCGCG ATTTTTGCATCCCCTGACCCCGCGTACATGGTCTACATGGCGGATCTGTACTCGGGCCTGTTCGTGGTGGTAGCGGCAGTGGCGGGCGTGACGATGTGTCTGCAAAGCGTCACCTTCACCAACTCCGGCTTGAGGATGACTACGCGACTACGCCAGCAGTACTTCTCCAGTTTACTCATGCAG GAAATAGGGTACTACGATCGCGAAAGCAACACGGTAGGCGCCCTTTGCGCGCGGCTGAGCGGCGACACGGCGGAGGTGCAGGGCGCCACAGGGCTGCGCATCGGGCTCATCCTGCAGGGCGTCAGCTCCGTCGTCATCGGCTTCCTGCTGGCTGTCTGCTTCAACTGGAAGCTCACTCTTGTTGGCGCGTCGTTCTTGCCTATA ATGGTGGGAAGCATCTGGCTGGAAGGCATCGTGGCCCAGAAGTCCGTCCAGCAGGAGCGTGATGCTATGGAGACCGCCACCGCCGTCGCCACAGAGGCTGTCGTCGCCATCAGGACCGTGCAAAGCTTGG GTATAGAGAAACATTTCATGAATAAGTTCGAGGCAGAGCTGGAGGTGTCATGCTCCGCCATAGCCCGGAAGAGCCGCTGGCGCGGGCTGGTGCTGGGGCTGGGCGTGTACGTGCCGTTCATGGCCTTCTGCAGCGTCGTGGTCTACGGCTGCACGCTCGTCGTGTACGAGGGGCTTGCCTACTCCCGCGTCTTCTT GGTGACAGAGGCAGTAATGTACGGCTCCTACATGCTGGGACAGTCGTTGGTGTACGCGCCTAGCTTCCAGGCAGCCAAAGACTGCGGAGCGCGAATTCTGTCCGTCATCCACCGCCAACCGCACGTCATCACGGAGCCCGGCGTCGTGGACTCCCCGCACTGG TCTGCTACCGGTAAATTCGGTATCAGAGAAGCAGAGTTCAGTTACCCGACGCGGCCACACATACGCGTGCTGCGGGGGCTGGACCTGCAGGTGGAGGCGGGCAAGACGGTGGCGCTGGTGGGTGCCTCGGGCTGCGGCAAGTCCACCGTGCTGCAGCTGTTGCAGCGGTTCTACGACCCCGACTCTGGCACTATC GAGCTGGACGGGCGAGATATCCGTCGTTCGCTAACGCTTCCGCGGTTGCGGCGGCAGCTGGGCGTGGTTCAACAGGAGCCCGTGCTGTTCGACCGCACACTGGCCGAGAACATCGCCTACGGGGACAACTCGCGCCAGCCCTCCATGGACGAAGTCGTTGCCGCCGCCAAGCAAGCCAACATACACAACTTCATCATCTCTTTACCACAG